A genomic region of Nymphaea colorata isolate Beijing-Zhang1983 chromosome 2, ASM883128v2, whole genome shotgun sequence contains the following coding sequences:
- the LOC116248705 gene encoding uncharacterized protein LOC116248705: MMYLGTIDRRSGGCHCKRIRWQVEAPRHVVAWKCNCSDCFMRGNIHFIVPQSKFKLIGESCEQWLTTYTFGSHTAKHTFCKICGITSFYIPRSNPDGIAVTVNCVDPGTLTHVEIRHFDGRNWDASYEQTSISSFSTLK; this comes from the exons ATGATGTACCTTGGAACTATTGACAGGAGAAG TGGTGGCTGCCACTGTAAACGCATCCGGTGGCAAGTGGAAGCACCGCGGCATGTAGTTGCATGGAAGTGCAACTGTTCTGACTGTTTTATGCGGGGTAACATTCACTTCATTGTTCCACAGTCGAAGTTCAAGCTGATTGGGGAGTCGTGTGAACAGTGGCTGACTACTTACACCTTTGGTAGCCATACAGCAAAGCACACATTCTGTAAGATCTGTGGAATCACTTCATTTTATATTCCAAGGTCAAATCCAGACGGCATTGCTGTAACAGTCAACTGTGTTGATCCAGGCACACTGACCCATGTTGAGATCAGGCATTTTGACGGTAGGAACTGGGATGCCTCATATGAACAGACATCCATAAGTTCATTCTCGACGTTGAAATGA
- the LOC116247543 gene encoding cytochrome P450 86B1-like — translation MLPAVLMNTHGFYDWITGRLAAAGGTIRFKGPIFYRANVVMTCDPRNMEHILRTNFENFPKGEDFQDIFHDLFGDGLANADAESWSFQRKLAHNKIHSKDFRQFSLKNTRDIVKTQLVPLLRQWARQSSVLDMQDVFSRFTYDNACVAAFGDNPRCLSPSFPRLPASEAIAIIMDAIFYRHIVPSFVWHLFRRLQVGKETRVNHAKEVMKELLTQKVGEKKKSPGSDDLLSKYVAVSSDDIFLEDSTANFLLAARDTSASALTWFFWLLSRHPHAEAKILEELHSIITKTKEAAANATPLSSLPDFDFGAEELQKMVYLHAALCETLRLYPSVPINNRSVLAEDKLPDGTVLKPGTKVFFVPYAAGRMKWAWGEDCLEFKPERWIDGEGRLKHETDGSRFAAFNGGPRTCVGKDMAFLQMKYAAAEVLLNFEVTVVEGHRVTPKASVVMSMKQGLPVMVKERLSVNNDDMATRLP, via the coding sequence ATGCTTCCCGCTGTTCTTATGAACACCCATGGCTTCTACGACTGGATCACCGGCCGGTTGGCTGCCGCCGGTGGGACGATCCGCTTCAAGGGGCCGATATTTTATCGCGCCAACGTTGTGATGACGTGCGACCCGAGGAACATGGAGCACATACTCAGGACCAACTTCGAGAACTTCCCCAAGGGCGAAGATTTCCAGGATATATTTCACGATCTCTTCGGCGACGGGCTGGCCAACGCCGACGCTGAGTCATGGAGTTTCCAAAGGAAGCTCGCTCACAACAAGATCCACTCCAAGGATTTCCGGCAGTTCTCGCTGAAGAACACAAGGGACATAGTCAAGACCCAGCTCGTGCCCCTGCTCAGGCAGTGGGCTCGCCAGAGCTCGGTCCTGGACATGCAGGACGTGTTCTCAAGGTTCACATACGACAATGCATGCGTAGCGGCCTTTGGCGACAACCCCAGATGTCTATCTCCCAGCTTTCCCAGGTTGCCGGCATCGGAAGCCATTGCCATCATAATGGACGCAATCTTTTACAGGCACATAGTTCCCAGTTTCGTGTGGCATCTTTTCCGACGGTTGCAGGTCGGAAAAGAAACGAGAGTGAACCATGCAAAGGAGGTGATGAAGGAATTGTTGACACAGAAAgttggggagaagaagaaatctcCCGGCAGTGACGACCTACTGTCCAAGTACGTTGCCGTCTCCAGCGATGACATCTTTTTGGAGGACTCCACTGCCAACTTCCTGCTGGCTGCTAGAGACACCTCAGCCTCTGCACTCACTTGGTTCTTCTGGCTACTTTCTCGGCATCCCCATGCGGAAGCGAAGATCTTGGAGGAGTTGCACTCGATTATAACTAAGACGAAAGAAGCTGCAGCCAACGCAACACCATTATCTTCATTACCGGATTTCGACTTCGGCGCCGAGGAGTTGCAGAAGATGGTGTATCTCCACGCCGCGCTGTGTGAGACATTGAGGCTCTATCCTTCTGTGCCAATCAACAACAGAAGTGTGCTGGCAGAGGATAAGCTGCCTGACGGCACCGTGCTGAAACCAGGGACGAAGGTCTTCTTCGTCCCGTATGCAGCGGGGAGGATGAAGTGGGCATGGGGAGAGGATTGCCTAGAGTTCAAGCCGGAGAGGTGGATCGACGGGGAGGGAAGGCTGAAGCATGAAACTGATGGGTCGAGGTTTGCTGCCTTTAATGGTGGACCGAGAACCTGTGTAGGGAAGGACATGGCATTCCTTCAGATGAAGTACGCAGCAGCGGAGGTGCTCCTGAATTTCGAGGTGACGGTCGTGGAGGGCCATCGGGTTACTCCTAAGGCAAGCGTCGTCATGTCCATGAAGCAAGGTTTACCAGTTATGGTGAAGGAAAGGCTTTCTGTCAACAACGACGACATGGCAACTAGGCTTCCCTGA
- the LOC116246715 gene encoding FCS-Like Zinc finger 6-like, producing the protein MLLGKRSRPSMRRTTSLTEFELNLEFPPSALEAAATAAQQQFQQKAGAAGAGLPSAGVPQRSPRRSSADFLAMEGAAHFLRCCTLCKRRIGPGRDIYMYKGDTAYCSLECRQQQMNIDERKEKCSMTSMKKKAPPSGCEPSGNGETAVAA; encoded by the exons atgtTGCTCGGGAAGAGGTCTCGTCCATCCATGAGGAGGACGACCAGCTTGACGGAGTTCGAGCTGAACCTGGAGTTTCCACCGTCGGCGCTGGAGGCGGCGGCGACCGCAGCCCAGCAACAATTTCAGCAGAAGGCGGGGGCTGCCGGCGCTGGCCTCCCATCTGCGGGCGTCCCTCAGAGATCCCCTCGCCGGAGCTCGGCCGACTTTTTGGCGATGGAGGGAGCTGCCCACTTCCTGAGGTGCTGCACCCTCTGCAAGCGCCGGATCGGCCCCGGCCGCGACATCTACATGTACAA GGGAGATACTGCATATTGCAGTCTGGAGTGCAGACAGCAGCAGATGAACATAgacgagagaaaagagaaatgttCAATGACatcaatgaagaagaaagcTCCTCCTTCAGGCTGTGAACCCTCTGGCAATGGAGAGACTGCCGTCGCTGCATGA